The following coding sequences are from one Scomber japonicus isolate fScoJap1 chromosome 3, fScoJap1.pri, whole genome shotgun sequence window:
- the LOC128355881 gene encoding neurogenic differentiation factor 4-like: protein MMIKPYMRQEDGEEDTSPLQWMDGDMSSPDGDASSHHYQASGMNQQAREVGSEDAEEDEEDEEEGQEDENGSKRRGPKRKRMTKARQERFRARRVKANARERSRMHGLNDALENLRTIMPCHSKTQKLSKIETLRLARNYICALSEALEGGLSTESRAFMETMCKGLSQPTTNLVAGCLQMGPTLGVGVRAEDRHGVRAPSTPLGGVVSYSSPGLPSPPYGTFDSAHLLHLRAMKGGVYENHSPNEYNAGGVGTPPYEGPPTPPLSISNLVPKQEPSPHYLPPHHYSPSSVDQGLYQTQTGYDAHIEGQYDSYHPTHMAPRQITPVYRD from the coding sequence ATGATGATTAAGCCATACATGAGAcaagaggatggagaggaggacacCAGCCCTCTGCAGTGGATGGATGGCGACATGAGCTCACCTGATGGAGACGCATCATCACACCACTACCAAGCAAGTGGCATGAACCAGCAGGCCAGGGAGGTGGGGAGTGAGGAtgcagaggaagatgaggaggacgAAGAAGAAGGACAAGAGGATGAGAACGGGTCCAAGCGACGGGGGCCCAAGAGGAAGCGTATGACCAAGGCCCGGCAGGAGCGCTTCCGTGCCAGGCGTGTAAAGGCTAATGCCAGAGAGCGCTCGCGCATGCACGGTTTAAATGATGCACTGGAGAACCTGCGCACCATTATGCCCTGTCACTCCAAAACCCAGAAACTGTCCAAGATTGAGACATTACGGCTGGCCCGCAACTACATCTGTGCCCTGTCCGAGGCCCTGGAGGGGGGTCTTtccacagagagcagagcttTCATGGAGACCATGTGTAAAGGCCTCTCGCAGCCCACCACTAACCTTGTCGCAGGCTGCCTGCAGATGGGTCCGACTCTGGGTGTCGGGGTGAGGGCTGAGGACAGACATGGGGTCCGGGCGCCGTCTACTCCTCTTGGTGGTGTGGTGAGCTACTCCTCCCCTGGCCTGCCAAGTCCGCCATACGGCACTTTTGACTCTGCTCACCTGCTTCACCTGAGGGCGATGAAAGGAGGAGTGTATGAGAATCACTCTCCGAACGAGTACAATGCTGGCGGTGTGGGAACCCCTCCGTACGAAGGCCCCCCTACACCACCACTGAGCATCAGCAACTTGGTGCCAAAACAGGAGCCTTCACCCCACTATTTGCCCCCACACCACTACTCCCCCTCCTCAGTGGACCAGGGCCTGTATCAGACTCAGACTGGCTACGATGCACACATAGAGGGGCAGTATGACTCCTACCATCCAACGCACATGGCGCCCCGACAGATAACCCCTGTCTACAGAGACTAA